In Bos taurus isolate L1 Dominette 01449 registration number 42190680 breed Hereford chromosome 11, ARS-UCD2.0, whole genome shotgun sequence, one DNA window encodes the following:
- the MAPRE3 gene encoding microtubule-associated protein RP/EB family member 3 isoform X1, with product MAVNVYSTSVTSENLSRHDMLAWVNDSLHLNYTKIEQLCSGAAYCQFMDMLFPGCVHLRKVKFQAKLEHEYIHNFKVLQAAFKKMGVDKIIPVEKLVKGKFQDNFEFIQWFKKFFDANYDGKDYNPLLARQGQDVAPPPNPGDQIFNKSKKLIGTAVPQRTSPTGPKNMQTSGRLSNVAPPCILRKNPPSARNGGHETDAQILELNQQLLDLKLTVDGLEKERDFYFSKLRDIELICQEHESENSPVISGIIGILYATEEGFAPPEDDEIEEHQQEDQDEY from the exons ATGGCCGTCAATGTGTACTCCACATCTGTGACCAGTGAGAATCTGAGTCGCCATGATATGCTTGCATGGGTCAACGACTCCCTGCACCTCAACTATACCAAGATAGAACAGCTCTGCTCAG GGGCAGCCTACTGCCAGTTCATGGATATGCTCTTCCCTGGCTGTGTGCACTTGAGGAAGGTGAAGTTCCAGGCCAAGCTAGAGCACGAATACATCCACAACTTCAAGGTGCTGCAAGCAGCTTTCAAGAAGATGGGTGTTGACAAA ATCATTCCTGTAGAGAAATTAGTGAAAggaaaattccaagataattttgAGTTTATTCAGTGGTTTAAGAAATTCTTTGACGCAAACTATGATGGAAAGGATTACAACCCTCTGCTGGCGCGGCAGGGCCAGGACGTAGCACCACCTCCTAACCCAGGTGATCAGATCTTCAACAAATCCAAGAAACTCATTGGCACAGCAG TTCCACAGAGGACGTCACCCACAGGCCCCAAAAATATGCAGACCTCCGGCCGGCTGAGCAACGTGGCTCCTCCCTGTATCCTCCGGAAGAATCCTCCGTCAGCCCGAAATGGTGGCCACGAGACTGATGCCCAGATTCTTGAGCTCAACCAGCAG CTACTGGATTTGAAGCTAACGGTGGATGGGCTGGAGAAGGAGCGCGACTTCTACTTCAGCAAACTTCGAGACATTGAGCTCATCTGCCAGGAACACGAAAGTGAGAACAGCCCTGTCATCTCGGGCATCATTGGCATCCTCTATGCCACCGAG GAAGGATTTGCACCCCCTGAGGACGATGAGATTGAGGAACACCAACAGGAAGACCAGGACGAGTACTGA
- the MAPRE3 gene encoding microtubule-associated protein RP/EB family member 3: MAVNVYSTSVTSENLSRHDMLAWVNDSLHLNYTKIEQLCSGAAYCQFMDMLFPGCVHLRKVKFQAKLEHEYIHNFKVLQAAFKKMGVDKIIPVEKLVKGKFQDNFEFIQWFKKFFDANYDGKDYNPLLARQGQDVAPPPNPVPQRTSPTGPKNMQTSGRLSNVAPPCILRKNPPSARNGGHETDAQILELNQQLLDLKLTVDGLEKERDFYFSKLRDIELICQEHESENSPVISGIIGILYATEEGFAPPEDDEIEEHQQEDQDEY; encoded by the exons ATGGCCGTCAATGTGTACTCCACATCTGTGACCAGTGAGAATCTGAGTCGCCATGATATGCTTGCATGGGTCAACGACTCCCTGCACCTCAACTATACCAAGATAGAACAGCTCTGCTCAG GGGCAGCCTACTGCCAGTTCATGGATATGCTCTTCCCTGGCTGTGTGCACTTGAGGAAGGTGAAGTTCCAGGCCAAGCTAGAGCACGAATACATCCACAACTTCAAGGTGCTGCAAGCAGCTTTCAAGAAGATGGGTGTTGACAAA ATCATTCCTGTAGAGAAATTAGTGAAAggaaaattccaagataattttgAGTTTATTCAGTGGTTTAAGAAATTCTTTGACGCAAACTATGATGGAAAGGATTACAACCCTCTGCTGGCGCGGCAGGGCCAGGACGTAGCACCACCTCCTAACCCAG TTCCACAGAGGACGTCACCCACAGGCCCCAAAAATATGCAGACCTCCGGCCGGCTGAGCAACGTGGCTCCTCCCTGTATCCTCCGGAAGAATCCTCCGTCAGCCCGAAATGGTGGCCACGAGACTGATGCCCAGATTCTTGAGCTCAACCAGCAG CTACTGGATTTGAAGCTAACGGTGGATGGGCTGGAGAAGGAGCGCGACTTCTACTTCAGCAAACTTCGAGACATTGAGCTCATCTGCCAGGAACACGAAAGTGAGAACAGCCCTGTCATCTCGGGCATCATTGGCATCCTCTATGCCACCGAG GAAGGATTTGCACCCCCTGAGGACGATGAGATTGAGGAACACCAACAGGAAGACCAGGACGAGTACTGA